One genomic window of Vicinamibacterales bacterium includes the following:
- a CDS encoding protein kinase, whose amino-acid sequence MDLGEALVGQLVDTRYRLVRLLGEGAFGLVFEAEHIAGAEVIARVALKLIRHSVGAGSEQYAELKHGLALNHQNIVRCYSAGDTFVSLNGRRVSVLFVAMELADYTLAARLRQSRLGHAEAVAMTQDVASGLAYLLKSDLAHRDLKPSNVLNVGGRWKIADFGLSAPLDAGRTAARDAAGTLPYQPPESLESKVSPAGDCWSLGALLLEALTGQLPFDAASTGEWLYLLKTAEPQLPPGLPEPFDRIIAGCLQRNRAARSTPQQVLEAVRVRPDRQEPNTRAYCVVAPEGGHYNSVATAVRRAAPWSRVLVKPGVYKGPIVLNEPIELIALGASADVVLDGGNQPALVINTSDAMVRGFTLRMSAPSSRAKAAVEVLSGQSLLDLCEVLTAAAACLHVASRKARPYIRRCRFHGGRHEAVIFDEDAEGTLDDCQIRAAPRTALALRDKANPVVRRCQVVASGFRGVHVGERARGIVEDCVIEGGGGPAIELSRHCQPIIRKTRVVAGADVAIQAASGAKAILAECTIVAPEGQDLKLGKGHQIQRLNVSHVVEDGGRREAL is encoded by the coding sequence ATGGACCTTGGCGAGGCGCTCGTCGGGCAACTGGTTGACACCCGATACCGGCTCGTCCGGCTGCTGGGAGAGGGGGCCTTCGGACTCGTGTTCGAGGCCGAGCACATCGCCGGTGCCGAGGTCATCGCCCGAGTCGCGCTGAAACTGATTCGCCACAGTGTCGGCGCCGGGTCCGAGCAGTACGCCGAGCTCAAGCATGGTCTCGCCCTGAACCACCAGAACATCGTGCGGTGCTACTCCGCAGGTGACACCTTCGTGTCGTTGAACGGGCGACGGGTGTCGGTGCTGTTCGTGGCGATGGAACTCGCCGACTACACCCTGGCCGCACGCCTGAGACAGTCCAGGCTGGGGCACGCGGAGGCCGTCGCGATGACCCAGGACGTGGCGTCCGGCCTCGCCTACCTTCTGAAGAGCGATTTGGCCCATCGCGATCTGAAGCCCTCCAACGTCCTCAACGTCGGCGGGCGGTGGAAAATCGCTGACTTCGGTCTGTCGGCACCGCTTGACGCCGGTCGCACTGCCGCACGCGACGCCGCCGGCACCTTGCCCTACCAGCCGCCGGAGTCGCTCGAAAGCAAGGTGTCCCCGGCTGGAGATTGCTGGTCGCTCGGTGCGTTGCTCCTGGAGGCGCTGACGGGCCAACTGCCGTTCGACGCAGCGTCGACGGGTGAGTGGCTTTACCTCCTGAAGACGGCTGAGCCGCAACTGCCGCCCGGCCTCCCTGAGCCCTTCGACCGAATCATCGCCGGATGCTTGCAGCGGAACCGCGCTGCGCGATCGACTCCCCAGCAGGTGCTCGAAGCCGTCCGTGTCCGCCCTGACCGTCAAGAACCCAACACCCGGGCGTACTGTGTCGTGGCACCGGAGGGCGGGCACTACAACTCGGTGGCCACGGCCGTGCGTCGAGCCGCGCCGTGGAGTCGGGTCCTGGTGAAGCCGGGCGTGTACAAGGGGCCAATTGTTCTGAACGAGCCAATTGAGCTCATTGCACTCGGCGCTTCCGCAGACGTCGTGCTGGATGGCGGGAATCAACCGGCGCTCGTCATCAACACGTCGGATGCGATGGTGCGTGGATTTACTCTGCGAATGAGTGCGCCCTCCTCCCGGGCCAAGGCGGCTGTCGAGGTCCTGTCGGGGCAAAGCCTGCTGGACTTGTGCGAGGTCCTGACTGCCGCGGCGGCCTGTCTTCACGTGGCTAGTCGCAAGGCCCGTCCCTACATTCGGCGGTGTCGCTTTCACGGTGGACGTCACGAAGCCGTGATCTTCGACGAGGACGCAGAAGGCACGTTGGACGACTGCCAGATTCGGGCGGCGCCGCGGACCGCGCTGGCCCTCCGCGACAAGGCGAATCCGGTAGTGCGCCGCTGCCAGGTCGTGGCGTCCGGATTCCGGGGAGTCCACGTCGGCGAGCGTGCCAGAGGCATCGTTGAGGACTGTGTGATCGAAGGGGGTGGAGGCCCTGCGATCGAACTCAGCCGCCACTGCCAGCCGATCATCCGGAAGACGCGCGTTGTGGCCGGCGCGGATGTAGCGATTCAGGCGGCGTCAGGAGCGAAGGCGATTCTCGCGGAGTGCACGATTGTGGCGCCAGAAGGACAGGATCTGAAGCTCGGGAAAGGGCATCAGATTCAGCGGTTGAACGTCTCCCACGTAGTCGAGGATGGCGGCAGGCGAGAGGCGTTGTGA
- a CDS encoding DUF559 domain-containing protein, with protein sequence MIERLISAGYAVQPQVSVGNYRIDIVVSDGTLQMAIECDGDRYHPAERLGEDMARQAVLERAGWRFIRVRGSRFYRDPDGTMERVFRDLEASGVAKTSIDGRARPDDSEVVMFKEQIMRRAWEILRERGWVVTPPAADAISEASIN encoded by the coding sequence GTGATCGAACGCCTGATCTCCGCCGGATATGCGGTGCAGCCGCAGGTCAGCGTTGGCAACTACCGCATCGATATCGTCGTGAGCGACGGCACCCTTCAGATGGCGATCGAGTGCGATGGCGATCGATATCACCCAGCCGAACGACTTGGAGAAGACATGGCCCGGCAGGCGGTTTTGGAGCGTGCCGGCTGGCGGTTCATACGGGTGCGGGGCAGCCGGTTCTACCGAGATCCTGACGGGACCATGGAGCGGGTCTTCCGAGATCTCGAAGCGAGCGGCGTGGCGAAGACGAGCATTGACGGTCGCGCGCGGCCGGATGACTCGGAAGTTGTCATGTTCAAAGAGCAGATCATGCGTCGAGCGTGGGAGATCCTCCGCGAACGAGGATGGGTGGTGACGCCCCCCGCGGCTGATGCCATTTCAGAGGCGAGCATCAACTGA
- a CDS encoding AAA domain-containing protein, which yields MDSGAERQDPPELERARQLFQFLKAFSERRVPTKRTMADQPWSLWLRTLPSHPSVQVTAPDSPVSIEDKASAPAADGAASADAPLIRVTRPKITNAPEPPAPIREFVADGWVDPHGSVSVRASRNVVVDGSTEIERFDADPARPAAFDRWRQQWSVWAENERPARAAMATFERLYDLRARMEREGEGLELVLGDGRLRWRPQLGQIDHPVLLQRVELTFDPSGPEFEVNDAERPPELYSPLLQEAEALTSERLQQLRKDLASGAYHPLSGEAADGFFTRLAPLLGRQGTFSKERNAGSNPADPLITRDPVLFLRARQSGFAEAFDKVLQDLDARREVPPSLTRLVGVETELVEAPSYEDTASPWGEPEEVLLSKPANAEQVRIARALEQHRAVLVQGPPGTGKSHTIANLIGHLVAQGKRVLVTSHTTKALRVLRSQIVEPLQPLCVSVLDQDLESRTQLEQAVRGILMRLTSSSASQLDHEVQAQTNLRRQLNERIRAITANLRTVREGEYTPIFVAGSGEPPADAARWVRENVAGNTWIPGPLEAGVPCPLSPNDVARLYATNDQLTDSDEETIRAQFPDPDLLPTPFEFREWVTTLQATENQEFAQYWERSAITADREVVSTLLRVAQDLATELAGLTKGQLAVVAGGAASQVEKAQWTSLAKQVADTYREWQRARPLLLEHPVEAVASVPDTDVAAVCDAIAAHVEAGGALGWLQTGVLHREWKPVIEESRVDGRTPRTAAEFRALAAKCRLEVARDGLRGRWKRQAVAVGWPAVPEGDFEPALMEQASRFQDLLGWWELRRTALEQAMAAAGFKWLRFRDWHAARGAAVAAFERDCALVRGPLLEVVQARSQAVARAGVLEAVARLETVLRPYAGDMVAGLMAAVRGLDPARYETGHGAFSEVYGKRTLWQQRVELLGRIDAVAPSWANAIAKRVGEHGRPTPPGDALTAWKWRQLTEEIDRRARLDEEVLTRQLHQRREELRAATASLIDAKAWRAQLARTGLAARSALQGWVDTVRKIGKGHGRRAPELQVRARQLLTDASAAVPVWIMPLGRVAESIDPLRNRFDVVIVDEASQSDVTGLLAWYLGDQVAVVGDHEQVSPSAVGQEVDVAKGLIEHHLDGIPNRHLYDGKTSVYDLARQCFGGAIALREHFRSVPEIIGFSDELSYNFEIRPLRNPSSAPRPHVAEFVVDRTLGSLREGKSNAAEARAAAALLKAMTEDGRYERSSMGAITLLGDEQAYLIHETARALIDPIELERRHFAVGNPAQFQGDERDVMLLSMVDVPAAGGTLRLSETDGLKQRYNVAASRARDQLWLVHSLDPGRDLKPGDLRRRLIE from the coding sequence ATGGATTCTGGGGCGGAGCGGCAGGACCCACCTGAGCTCGAGCGCGCGCGGCAGCTCTTTCAGTTCCTGAAGGCGTTCTCCGAACGCCGCGTGCCGACGAAGCGCACCATGGCCGACCAGCCATGGTCGCTGTGGCTTCGCACGCTGCCCTCGCATCCGAGCGTGCAGGTCACGGCGCCGGATTCGCCAGTGTCTATTGAGGACAAGGCTTCCGCGCCTGCCGCTGACGGCGCTGCGAGCGCCGATGCGCCCTTAATCAGGGTGACGCGTCCCAAGATCACGAATGCCCCAGAACCTCCAGCGCCGATTCGGGAATTCGTGGCCGATGGGTGGGTCGACCCGCACGGCAGCGTCAGCGTCAGAGCTTCGAGAAACGTAGTCGTTGACGGCAGCACCGAGATCGAACGGTTCGATGCCGACCCCGCGAGACCAGCGGCGTTTGACCGCTGGCGCCAGCAATGGAGCGTGTGGGCCGAGAACGAGCGGCCGGCACGAGCAGCCATGGCGACGTTCGAGCGCCTGTACGACCTGCGCGCCCGCATGGAGCGCGAGGGTGAAGGGCTGGAGCTGGTGCTTGGCGACGGCCGGCTGCGCTGGCGGCCCCAGCTCGGACAGATCGACCATCCCGTACTACTGCAGCGCGTGGAGCTGACTTTCGACCCATCCGGTCCGGAGTTCGAGGTCAACGACGCGGAACGACCGCCCGAACTCTACAGCCCCCTGCTCCAGGAGGCCGAGGCACTGACCTCCGAGCGACTTCAGCAGCTGCGGAAAGACCTGGCATCGGGCGCCTACCATCCGCTCTCTGGTGAGGCGGCAGACGGGTTCTTCACGCGGCTCGCGCCGTTGCTGGGCCGTCAAGGAACGTTCTCCAAAGAACGAAACGCTGGCTCCAACCCAGCCGACCCGCTCATCACGCGCGACCCGGTGCTGTTCCTCCGGGCGCGCCAATCGGGCTTCGCCGAGGCGTTCGACAAGGTGCTCCAGGACCTCGACGCGCGGCGAGAGGTGCCGCCCTCGTTGACGCGCCTCGTCGGGGTGGAGACGGAGCTGGTAGAGGCGCCGTCGTACGAGGACACGGCGTCGCCCTGGGGTGAGCCCGAGGAGGTTCTGCTCAGCAAACCGGCCAACGCCGAGCAGGTGCGAATCGCGCGGGCCCTGGAACAACATCGCGCGGTGTTGGTGCAGGGGCCACCGGGTACGGGAAAAAGTCACACCATCGCGAACCTGATCGGCCATCTGGTGGCCCAGGGCAAGCGGGTGCTGGTCACGAGCCATACGACCAAAGCGTTGCGTGTGCTGCGCTCCCAGATCGTCGAGCCACTACAGCCTCTGTGCGTCTCGGTGCTCGACCAGGACCTCGAGAGCCGAACGCAGCTCGAGCAGGCGGTTCGCGGCATCCTGATGCGGCTGACGAGCTCATCGGCAAGTCAGTTGGACCACGAGGTGCAGGCGCAGACCAACCTGCGGCGTCAGCTCAACGAGCGCATTCGCGCCATCACCGCCAACCTGCGCACGGTACGTGAGGGTGAGTACACCCCGATCTTCGTCGCCGGTAGCGGTGAGCCCCCGGCAGACGCTGCGAGGTGGGTGAGAGAGAACGTTGCCGGCAATACGTGGATTCCCGGACCGCTGGAAGCCGGTGTGCCATGCCCGCTTTCGCCGAACGATGTCGCGCGTCTGTATGCAACGAATGACCAGCTAACGGATTCGGACGAAGAGACGATCCGCGCGCAGTTTCCCGACCCCGATCTACTGCCGACGCCGTTCGAGTTCCGTGAGTGGGTGACGACGCTTCAGGCCACAGAGAATCAAGAGTTCGCCCAGTACTGGGAGCGCTCTGCGATCACGGCTGACCGCGAGGTAGTCAGCACATTGCTGAGGGTGGCCCAGGACCTGGCGACCGAGCTGGCCGGTCTGACCAAAGGCCAGCTCGCCGTTGTGGCCGGTGGCGCTGCGAGCCAGGTTGAGAAGGCGCAATGGACGAGCCTCGCCAAACAGGTAGCTGACACCTACCGTGAGTGGCAGCGGGCTCGGCCTCTGCTTCTGGAGCACCCGGTGGAGGCGGTGGCGTCGGTGCCGGACACCGACGTTGCGGCTGTCTGCGATGCGATCGCGGCACACGTGGAAGCCGGCGGGGCGCTTGGGTGGCTGCAGACTGGTGTGCTGCATCGGGAATGGAAGCCGGTGATTGAGGAGTCACGCGTCGACGGCCGAACGCCTCGCACGGCTGCCGAGTTCCGGGCACTCGCCGCGAAATGTCGACTAGAGGTCGCGCGTGACGGGCTGCGAGGCCGATGGAAGCGGCAGGCCGTCGCCGTGGGTTGGCCCGCAGTGCCTGAGGGCGACTTCGAGCCGGCGCTGATGGAGCAGGCCAGCCGCTTTCAGGACTTGCTCGGTTGGTGGGAGCTGAGGCGAACCGCGCTCGAGCAGGCGATGGCGGCCGCCGGATTCAAGTGGCTGCGTTTTCGCGACTGGCACGCAGCGCGCGGCGCCGCCGTGGCGGCCTTCGAACGCGATTGTGCGTTGGTCCGGGGGCCCCTGCTGGAGGTGGTGCAGGCACGATCGCAAGCCGTGGCGCGGGCGGGAGTCTTGGAGGCAGTGGCTCGTCTCGAAACGGTCCTTCGTCCGTATGCGGGGGACATGGTCGCCGGCCTGATGGCGGCCGTGCGGGGGCTTGATCCGGCCAGGTACGAGACTGGCCATGGTGCCTTCTCGGAGGTGTACGGGAAGCGGACCCTCTGGCAGCAGCGAGTCGAACTACTGGGGCGAATCGATGCAGTGGCTCCCTCGTGGGCCAACGCCATTGCCAAACGTGTGGGTGAACATGGTCGTCCCACGCCTCCTGGTGACGCTCTCACCGCGTGGAAGTGGCGCCAGCTCACGGAGGAGATCGATCGCAGAGCACGTCTCGACGAAGAGGTGCTGACGCGACAGCTCCACCAGCGTCGCGAAGAGCTGAGAGCGGCGACGGCCAGCCTGATCGACGCGAAAGCGTGGAGGGCGCAGCTTGCCCGGACGGGCCTGGCAGCCAGGTCGGCCCTTCAGGGGTGGGTCGACACGGTCCGCAAGATTGGCAAGGGGCACGGGCGGAGAGCGCCGGAGTTGCAGGTGAGAGCGCGTCAGCTGCTCACTGACGCCAGCGCCGCCGTGCCCGTGTGGATCATGCCGCTTGGCCGCGTGGCCGAGAGCATCGATCCCCTGCGAAACAGGTTCGATGTCGTGATCGTCGATGAGGCGAGTCAGTCTGATGTCACCGGACTGCTGGCATGGTACCTCGGCGATCAGGTGGCGGTGGTTGGCGACCATGAGCAGGTGAGCCCGTCGGCAGTTGGCCAAGAGGTCGACGTGGCAAAGGGGTTGATCGAGCACCACCTGGATGGCATTCCCAACCGCCATTTGTACGACGGCAAGACATCCGTGTACGACCTGGCGCGCCAATGCTTTGGCGGGGCGATCGCGCTGCGCGAGCACTTCCGATCGGTCCCAGAGATCATCGGGTTCTCCGACGAGCTGTCGTACAACTTCGAGATTCGCCCGCTCCGAAATCCGTCATCCGCGCCCAGGCCGCACGTGGCAGAGTTCGTCGTCGACCGCACGCTTGGCTCGCTTCGAGAGGGCAAGAGCAACGCGGCCGAGGCGCGCGCCGCAGCCGCGTTGCTGAAGGCGATGACGGAGGACGGTCGCTACGAGCGGAGCTCCATGGGAGCGATCACCCTGCTTGGCGATGAACAGGCCTACCTCATTCACGAGACAGCGCGCGCTCTCATCGACCCGATCGAGCTGGAGCGTCGTCACTTCGCGGTTGGGAATCCGGCCCAGTTCCAGGGCGACGAGCGGGACGTCATGCTGCTCTCCATGGTTGATGTGCCGGCAGCCGGCGGCACCTTGCGTTTGTCGGAGACGGATGGCCTGAAGCAGCGGTACAACGTGGCTGCGAGTCGCGCGAGAGATCAGTTGTGGCTTGTCCACTCGCTCGATCCCGGGCGCGACTTGAAGCCGGGCGACCTGCGGCGCCGATTGATCGAGTAG
- a CDS encoding Swt1 family HEPN domain-containing protein, with amino-acid sequence MAVTNYERVGKAMELLKLGLYPFVEREFKNAFQDKAEAQARLLMGDDRQLAKPMSDWDIAALLKLMWESWNTVFRKTLGPAHRSLLSELRDHRNRWAHQETFTSDDAYRALDSSSRLLSAVSAPQADELEKMKTELLRLRFDEQVRGEKRKSAGTAIESAGVSGLKPWREVVTPHKDVASGRYQQAEFAADLWQVHLGEGGDEYKNPVEFFRRTYLTESLKSMLVGAVRRLSGQGGDPVVQLQTNFGGGKTHSMLALYHMCSGAKASELVGIDAVLQEAGASTLPKARPVVLVGNKISPGNPSSKPDGTVVKTLWGELAWQLGGKKAFERVRADDEHATSPGDALRELFNDYGPCLILIDEWVAYARQLHDQSDLPAGGFETQFTFAQVLTESAKLAKNCLLVISLPASDTAGSPHTQADDIEVGGVRGREALDRLRNVVGRVESSWRPASAEEGFEIVRRRLFEPISEPQHFKDRDVVARAFADLYRNQHAEFPPECHGPDYETRIKAAYPIHPEIFDRLYTDWSTLVKFQRTRGVLRLMAAVIHSLWEKGDRNPLILPANISIDEPRVQFELTRYLSDNWVPVISRDVDGPGSLPLQIDGDQPNLGKYAATRRVARTIYMGSAPTASAAHRGIEDRRVKLGCVMPGEAPAIFGDALRRLAGAATYLYQDGPRYWYSTQPTVTKLAEDRAEQLKRDSDKVVEEIHRRLRSDLRTKGAFDRVHDLPRNSQEVPDDPDARLVVMSVDQPHTREDGSLAVAAAREMFETRGNTPRLYRNALVFLAADRVRLQDLDEATRRYLAWKSILAEQVELNLDPQQVAQAETQKANADSAVTARLPETYQWLLVPTQSSPAAPVEIQATRLSGSEPLAVRASKKLIKDELLLPSFAASRLRMELDRIPLWPDDHVAVKQLVEHFARYVYLPRLSGPEVLIESVRRGVELLTWEHDAFAFAASYDEEAGRYRELRAGQVVSLGGGNPMGLLVKPSAAKRQIDAETSAKVDPDPGGGTDTVGPKPDGSGPDGGGASTAIAGPKALPKRFHGSVTLDATRVGRDASRIAEEVIAHLVGLVDAKVTVTLEIHADVPSGAPENVVRTVTENAHTLKFTDQGFEKD; translated from the coding sequence ATGGCGGTCACGAACTACGAACGTGTCGGCAAGGCGATGGAACTGCTCAAGCTCGGGCTCTACCCATTCGTGGAGCGCGAGTTCAAGAATGCGTTCCAAGACAAGGCGGAGGCCCAGGCGCGGCTGCTAATGGGCGACGATCGCCAACTCGCGAAGCCGATGTCGGACTGGGACATCGCGGCGTTGCTGAAGCTGATGTGGGAATCGTGGAACACGGTATTCCGCAAGACCCTCGGCCCGGCGCACCGCAGCCTGCTGTCGGAGCTGCGGGACCATCGCAATCGCTGGGCCCATCAGGAGACCTTCACGAGCGACGACGCCTACCGGGCGCTCGACTCGTCATCCCGCCTGCTCTCGGCCGTGTCAGCGCCACAGGCAGACGAACTCGAGAAGATGAAGACAGAGCTCTTACGCCTGCGGTTCGATGAGCAGGTGCGCGGCGAGAAGCGCAAGAGCGCGGGCACAGCAATCGAGAGTGCCGGTGTGAGCGGCCTTAAGCCCTGGCGCGAGGTGGTCACCCCCCACAAAGACGTAGCCAGCGGACGCTACCAGCAGGCAGAGTTCGCGGCAGACCTCTGGCAGGTACACCTGGGCGAGGGCGGCGACGAGTACAAGAACCCGGTCGAGTTCTTCCGCCGCACCTATCTCACGGAAAGCCTGAAGAGCATGCTCGTGGGCGCCGTGCGGCGCCTCTCGGGCCAGGGAGGCGATCCGGTTGTGCAGCTCCAGACCAACTTCGGGGGCGGCAAGACGCACTCGATGTTGGCGCTGTACCACATGTGTTCTGGCGCCAAGGCGTCCGAACTGGTGGGTATCGACGCCGTGTTGCAGGAGGCGGGCGCCTCCACGCTGCCAAAGGCGCGGCCGGTGGTGCTCGTGGGCAACAAGATCTCGCCCGGCAATCCGTCCTCGAAGCCTGATGGAACGGTAGTGAAGACGCTGTGGGGCGAGCTGGCCTGGCAGCTCGGGGGCAAGAAGGCGTTCGAGCGGGTGAGGGCCGACGACGAGCACGCCACCAGCCCGGGCGACGCGCTGCGCGAGCTGTTCAACGACTACGGCCCCTGTCTCATCCTGATCGACGAGTGGGTGGCCTATGCGCGCCAGCTCCACGACCAGAGCGACCTGCCGGCGGGCGGCTTCGAAACGCAGTTCACCTTCGCCCAGGTGCTTACGGAATCCGCCAAGCTGGCGAAGAACTGCCTGCTGGTGATCAGCCTGCCGGCTTCTGACACGGCCGGCTCGCCGCACACGCAGGCGGACGACATCGAGGTGGGTGGCGTGCGCGGCCGCGAAGCCCTCGACCGGCTGCGCAACGTGGTGGGCCGCGTGGAGTCGTCGTGGCGGCCCGCCAGCGCGGAGGAGGGCTTCGAGATTGTCCGGCGGCGGCTGTTCGAGCCAATCTCCGAACCCCAGCACTTCAAGGACAGGGACGTGGTGGCGCGTGCCTTCGCCGATCTGTATCGCAATCAACACGCGGAGTTCCCACCCGAGTGTCATGGGCCGGACTACGAGACGCGGATCAAAGCCGCGTATCCCATCCACCCCGAGATTTTCGACCGCCTCTACACCGACTGGTCCACGCTGGTGAAGTTCCAGCGCACCCGCGGTGTGCTGCGCCTCATGGCCGCTGTGATTCACAGCCTGTGGGAGAAGGGCGACCGGAACCCGCTCATCCTGCCGGCCAATATCTCCATCGACGAACCGCGGGTGCAGTTCGAGCTGACGCGCTACCTGTCAGACAACTGGGTGCCCGTGATCTCGCGGGACGTGGACGGTCCTGGCTCCCTGCCTCTGCAGATCGACGGCGACCAGCCGAACCTGGGCAAGTACGCCGCGACCCGACGCGTGGCTCGCACCATCTACATGGGGTCTGCGCCAACGGCGTCTGCCGCGCACCGGGGCATCGAAGACCGCCGCGTGAAGCTGGGCTGCGTGATGCCCGGTGAGGCGCCGGCCATCTTTGGCGACGCCCTGCGGCGCCTGGCGGGAGCCGCCACGTACCTGTATCAGGACGGCCCCCGCTACTGGTACTCCACCCAGCCCACCGTCACGAAGCTGGCAGAGGACCGCGCCGAGCAGCTCAAGCGCGACTCCGACAAGGTGGTGGAGGAGATCCATCGCCGGCTCAGGAGTGACCTTCGCACGAAGGGGGCGTTTGACCGCGTCCACGACCTGCCGCGCAATTCTCAGGAAGTGCCAGACGACCCGGACGCGCGCCTGGTCGTAATGAGTGTCGACCAGCCGCATACCCGGGAGGACGGGAGCCTGGCCGTAGCCGCTGCCCGGGAGATGTTCGAGACGCGAGGCAACACTCCGCGCCTCTACCGCAACGCCCTGGTCTTCCTGGCGGCCGACAGGGTCAGGCTTCAGGACCTTGACGAAGCCACGCGTCGCTATTTGGCCTGGAAGTCCATCCTGGCCGAGCAGGTCGAGCTGAACCTCGATCCGCAGCAGGTGGCGCAGGCAGAGACGCAGAAGGCGAATGCGGACAGCGCAGTGACGGCGCGCCTGCCCGAGACCTACCAGTGGCTGCTCGTGCCCACGCAGTCGTCACCCGCGGCTCCCGTGGAGATTCAAGCCACGCGCCTCTCTGGCAGCGAGCCGCTGGCGGTGCGCGCCAGCAAGAAGCTGATTAAAGACGAACTGCTGCTCCCCAGCTTCGCCGCGTCGCGCCTGAGGATGGAGTTGGACCGCATTCCTCTGTGGCCCGACGACCACGTGGCGGTGAAGCAGCTCGTTGAGCATTTCGCGCGCTACGTCTACCTGCCAAGGCTGTCAGGGCCCGAGGTGTTGATCGAGTCGGTGCGCAGGGGCGTGGAGCTCCTCACCTGGGAGCACGACGCGTTCGCTTTCGCCGCCAGCTACGACGAAGAGGCGGGACGGTACCGTGAGCTTCGGGCGGGGCAGGTGGTGTCCCTGGGGGGCGGCAACCCTATGGGCCTCCTCGTGAAGCCGTCGGCAGCCAAGCGGCAGATCGATGCCGAGACGAGCGCCAAGGTGGACCCGGACCCGGGCGGCGGGACAGATACGGTTGGGCCAAAGCCCGACGGGTCCGGTCCGGATGGCGGGGGCGCGTCCACCGCAATTGCGGGTCCAAAGGCGCTCCCAAAGCGTTTCCACGGCTCGGTGACGCTCGACGCCACCCGCGTGGGCCGCGACGCCAGCCGCATCGCCGAGGAAGTGATTGCGCACCTTGTCGGTCTAGTGGACGCGAAGGTCACCGTCACGCTGGAGATCCACGCCGACGTGCCGTCAGGCGCGCCGGAGAACGTCGTCCGCACGGTGACCGAGAACGCGCACACGCTCAAGTTCACCGATCAGGGGTTCGAGAAGGACTGA